The genomic DNA CACTCATCAGAATTAAAGAGTGGTTTTTTCATTTCCCCCTTTACCTTCACGCAACGTCAACGTGTACAGTAGACCTAGGAGGTGCCACATGGAATACACAATAAAGAAGCTGAGTGATTTGGCGGGAGTCAGTACGCGGACACTGAGGTACTATGATGAAATCGGGTTGCTGACACCGTCCAGGATCAATTCATCCGGCTACCGGATCTATGGACGTGTGGAGGTCGACCGCCTTCAGCAGATCATGTTTTATCGGGAAATGGGTATGGAGCTTGAAGGGATCAAGCTCATATTGGATGATCCAGACTTTGATTCAGTGGGAGCGCTGAAAGAGCATCGGAGCCGGCTAGTCGAGAAAAAGGAACGCTTGCTGATGTTGATCCGAAATGTCGATCAGACGTTGGAAGATAAGGGAGGAGGAGCCACAATGAGTGATCGGGAAAAGTTTGAAGGGTTCAAGAAAAGGCTCGTCGATATAAACGAGAAGGAATACGGGAAAGAGATCCGGGAGAAATATGGAGACGAGTCGATAGATGCATCGAATCAGCAGCTCCTGAGCATGGACAAGGAAACATATGAAGAAACCAAGCACCTGGAAGAACAAATGATAGCCTTGCTAAAAATAGCGCATGAAAAGGGCGATGCAACTGGTGAGGAGGCACAGGAAGCTGCGCAGCTCCACAAAGAATGGATCACCCGCCAGTGGGGTCATTATAATAGGGAAGCCCATAAAGGCCTTGTACAGATGTATGTGGACGATGAACGTTTCAGGTCATACTACGATAAGTACCAGAATGGTATGGCAGAATTTCTTCGCGATGCGGTGGGTCATTATATGAAGAATGAGGGGAAGTAAAACAACAATTCGAACTGATTAAGAAAAAAATCCGAAACCCCATTGCTATATCTCCCACTATCTGTTATTATTAAGTTAATTATTTTTGTTCGGTATATAGGGAGGGAGCAATCCTTCCACCTGAATTGAGCAATAATAGTAATAATTGTGGAGCACAATCCACGCAGGAGGAAATAACATGCAAGAAGGTACAGTAAAATGGTTCAACGCAGAAAAAGGTTTCGGTTTCATCGAAGTTGACGGTGGAGAAGATGTATTCGTACATTTCTCAGCTATCCAAGGCGACGGCTTCAAAACACTTGACGAAGGTCAAAAAGTGACTTTCGAAGTTGAAGAAGGCCAACGTGGACTTCAAGCTGCTAACGTTGTAAAAGCATAATTTCTGCTTTTATCATGAGAAAGATCCCCGGTTTCGGGGGTCTTTTTTTGTTTTAAATCACTATGCATCCTCCGCATGGCAGGGGATTTTCGACAGCAAATTTCCCCGGAAATATACAGAGATGGGGAAAAGATTGTATGTGACAGTTAGATGAACATACTTCTTTCCTGAACGTTATTGCGATATAATAGCTAAATTGACCAAATGATGCCTGTTCACGACTAAAATGGGTATAGTAAACGGTAATACAAGATACGACAGAAAGGTAGTAAGAGAACATGAAAAAAAGCTGGAAGATATTCTCGCGGGACGGAAGAAATCTTGTTACGAACTATGTAGCCCTCATCGTCATCGGTGGTTTGATGATTCTCCCGTCCCTCTATGCATGGTTTAACATTGAAGCATCTTGGGATCCGTACGGAAAGACCGACCAGCTACCCGTAGCGGTCGTCAACGAAGATGAGGGAGCGACGATCAGGGACGAATCGATCGACGTCGGAGGAGACCTTGTCAAGGAATTGAAGAAAAACAATGATATGGACTGGCACTTTGTCAATCGTGAGAAAGCCATGGACAAAGTGGAATACGGTGACTATTTTGCTGTCATCGTCATTCCGAAGGACTTTTCTCAAAAGCTTTCGACCGTCATTGAAGATAAGCCTGAGAAAGCGAAACTTGAGTATTATGTAAATGAAAAAATCAACGCCATCGCCCCGAAGATCACGGAAAAAGGGGCAGGGGCCATTGTTGATAAAATTACAAGCTCATTCATTTCGACTGTGAATGAAACGATTTTTGATATGTTCAATGAGCTTGGACTGGAAATCGAAGGCGATCTTCCTGATATCAAAAATTTCGAGAACTATGTGTTTGAAGCAGAAGAAAGACTTCCTGACATCGGGAAGACCTTGAACGATTCACTCTCTGATGCTGAAAAGGCCCAGGGGATGATCGATGATGCCCAAAGCATGATCCCGGAAGCAAGCCGGGTGACCAATGAAGGGTTGGAAACCATCGACAACACAACAGCCTTCCTTGATAAGGCCGAAAAACGATTGGATGAAATTGCACCTCAGGTACAAAAAGACCTTGAGCAGGCTCAAAGCACATCAAAGAAAATCAATGATTTCCTTCAGAGTGTGCAGACATCCGATATCGACCTTAGTCAAGGCGACACCATTTCAAACGATGTCCAAAAACAGGTGGATTCGACCATTCAAAACATTGAGGCCATTGAGTCGAGCCTCCAGCAAGTAAAAGAACAGAACCCTCCACCACAAGAGGGGGAGGACAATCAGAACGAAGAGTCCCAGCAAAACCAGGAGCAGATTGATCAGGCTCTTGAACAGTTGGCTCAAGTGAAGAAACAACTTCAACAAGTCCAAACGGATGGGGATAAGATCAACGACTTCCTTTCTGGAAAACAGAAGGAAGTGGATGATGTCATCAACGGCATTCAAGAGCGTTCTGCTGAGACAAGTTCCAATATCGATGCGTTTGTGAAAGAATATAACAATAACATCGAACCGGCTGTCCGCTCAGAAGTGGCGAGCGCCAAAAAGACGCTGAGCGATGCTCGTTCGATCTTGGTTGATATCCAATCCACCATTCCTGAAGTTGAGAAAATCCTCTCCAGTACGGAAGGGAATCTTTCAGACGGGGAGAAAACATTGAAAGATGTGTTGGGTGAATACCCGTATGTGAACACAAAAGTGAATGAACTCGCAGACCGGATCAGAGAAATCCAGGGTGAGACAGACATCAATGAAATCATCAAGCTCCTTAAAAATGATCCGAAACTGGAGAAAAGTTTCTTTGAAGAACCGGTGAAAATGAACAAAAACAGCCTGTATCCGATTCAGAACTACGGTACGGCCATGACGCCATTCTATACGGTCCTTGCTATTTGGGTAGGAGGTCTGCTCCTCATCTCCCTTCTTGCTACCGACGTGATGGAAGGCATTCCGGACCTCAAAGAAAGGCATATTTACTTCGGTAAGCTTATGACCTTCCTGTCAATCGGGTTCATCCAGACAATCATCGTCACCCTGGGGGATATCTTCCTTCTCGGAGTAGACATCTCGTCACCAGGATGGTTCGTCTTATTCGGCCTATTGATCAGTGCGGTATTCATCACCATTGTCTACACATTTGTATCGGTGTTCGGAAACGTCGGTAAAGCACTGGCCATCGTCCTCCTTGTCCTGCAGATAGCAGGTTCGGGTGGTACGTATCCGACTGCATTGCTGCCTGAGTTCTTCCAGATGATCCATCCATTCCTGCCATTCTCCTATGCGATCGACCTTATGAGAGAAGCGGTAGGCGGAATCGTCTGGGAGCGTGTCACAAAGGATATCCTGTTCCTAGTCCTATTCTGGGCCATCGCGATCTTCCTGGGCACGTTCCTGAAACAACCGCTGAGCAAACGAACCAAAGCCTTCATGAAAAAATCCAAGGAATCCGGATTGTTCCATTAATACAAACAGCCGCAACGATATCGTTGCGGCTGTTTTTTTGTGCCTGGCACCGAATGCAATGCTGGTGCCAGGCACAAAAAGGGGAAAAGGTGCCAGGCACAAAAAGGGGAAAAGGTGCCAGGCACAAAAAGGGGAAAAGGTGCCAGGCACAAAAAGGGGAAAAGGTGCCAGGCACAAAAAGGGGAAAAGGTGCCAGGCACAAAAAGGGGAAAAGGTGCCAGGCACAACAAAAAAAGAGAAGCGGCCATGCGGCCTGCTTCTCTTTCAATATGTTTACGCACCTGCCCAGACGTCTTTGCCGTAGCGTCCTTCTTTTTCGAGGGTTTGAAGCCAGTCGATGGCTTCTTGCTGGGTGGTGTGGTACAACGTTTGGTAGTGCTGTTGCAGGGTGGTTTCCACGTCGGGTGCCATCTTGCTTCCGTCTCCGCAGATGTAAAGGTGTCCACTTTCTTTCAGCAGTGGGAGGATGACGTCGGCATTGTCGGCGAGTGCATGCTGGACGTAGCGTTTGTCTTCACCCGGGCATCGGGAGAAGGCAGTGTGAAGGGTGACGAGGCCTTCTTTTTCGGCTTTACGCAGTTCGTCTTCGTAAAGGAAATCATGCTGCGGGTTGCGGCATCCGAAGTAGAGGTGTGCCTGACCCAATGTTTCTCCGTTTTCCTTGCGATGGCGTCTTTCCTGGATGAATCCTCGGAATGGGGCGATGCCCGTTCCTGGTCCCACCATGACGATCGGTGCTTCGCTTTGCTCTGGAAGCTGGAAGTTCGATTGTGGTGTATGGATGAAGCAGGCGATTTTGTCACCTGAAGTTCGATTGGCAAGGTAGTTGGACGCAATTCCAGCGTACTCCCCTTTTCCACTCCATGCGGCACCGCGGACGACGCTGACAGTGAGACTCGCTTTTCCTTCCTGATGGGATGGAGCACTTGAAATCGAGTAGTATCTCGGTTTCAATGCAGGCAGTAGTGACAAGAATTGTCCGAATGGAATTTCGCATGCCATGTAGGCTTCCACGAGTTCTAGCATGGTGACGCGTTTTGTCAATACTTCATCCCTGTAAGTTGAATCTTCGAGTAATGCCTCCAGTTCCACAACATGGGGAGGACAAACCGTTGTGGCAGCAACTGCACGGATTTGTGCGCGTGTTGCAGGTTCTTGCATTTCCACATGGTTGGCAAGCAACTCGGAGATCTTCACTGGCATGCCTGATGGAAGATGGGAGGTTGTTCCGCTCTCGGCATTCAGCTGAACATAATCATCCCCGTTTAACGCAAATCGTTCAAGGACCCGTTCGATCAATTCAGGTGGATTTTCCGGAAGGACTCCGATATGGTCTCCTTCACGATAGCTGATTCCTTCTGGGAGACTGACTTCGATATGACGTGTGCTTCGGCCGCTATCTTTATGAAGCAACTCGCGATTTTCGCTGATTACGGCAGTGAATGCATGGTGGGCACGGGCGATCGGCGTGTGACTTACGTGGCTCACATATTCAAGCTCGATGCTTGTATCCGCTGTTTGCTCACTTGGGAGATCAAGGTCGAATGCATCGGCTAGAGCCGGCCAAATGTCTTCTTTCCACGCATCATACTGACCTTCGAAGTCATCACTTGCGTCTCCGAATCCAGGGCTGGTCAGTCTGATCCCACCGCCTTCTGCAAGTTTCTCATCGATCAGGAATGGGATGCGCTGATACGTATTGGCCCAGTTTTTATCCCCGCACCCGAATACGGAAAAGTGTACATCTCCGATGGCAGGTGAGGTTTCCAGCCAAGAAACGAATTCGTCTGCATTATCCGGGGCATTCCCGTTATATGAGGCAGATGCGATGAGTATGGCACCTTGGTGAGGGAGGCCGTTGCTGTATTCATTAAGCGGAGCAGTCTCTACATCGAATCCGAAGCGGCGGCCTTTCTCGGCAAGCTCCATGGCAATTCCTTCGGCCGTTCCCATATTCGATCCATACAGGACAAGAAGGGGAGTACCGTGTGAGTCGATCACTTGTGAGTCGTCTTCCTTTTTCTCATCTGTAGCTGTGGCGGGTGCTGCAGCCAAGGACACGGCTCCTTTGCGAGGCTTCACTTGCATGGTCAGCCCATCAGGCTTCAGGGTCAATGCTTCCTTGATGGAAAGCTTATAGTCTGCGTCCTCGATGAAATCGAAGTGCTGGATGACCATACCGAGTACCAATACGGCCTCGTGCATGGCGAATTGTTGCCCGATGCACGCGCGCTGTCCGTTTCCGAACGGCTTGAACGCATGATGCGGCACCTCGGAAGGATTCTCGAATCGTTCTGGGATGAAGGATTCCACGTCGTCGCCCCATACGGAGGCGTCGCGATGAAGTTGTGGGGACAGGATCGTGAACTCATCCCCTGCGGCTACGGAATACCCGCCTGGAAGGGATGTATCTTCCTTCGCATAAAGTGTGAAGGCTGGAGCGGTCGGCCATAACCTGAGAGATTCGTTCAGGATCATCCTTACGTACTTCAGTTGTTTCACCTGTTTGTAATCTGGTATCCCATCGCCTACGACGCTTTCTACTTCCTTCTGGGCTTTCTTTAGCACCTCTGGATGCTTCATCAGATAGTACAGAGTGAAGGAGAGCAGTCCGCTGGTTGTTTCATGCCCTGCAATCAGGAAGGTGATGATCTGGAAGCGGATGTTCTCGTCACTGAGTGCTTCACCTGTCTCTGGATCGACACCTTTCAGCATATGAGAAAGAAGATCGTCTTCTCCTTGATCTCCGTTCTCCTTCCGTTCTGCGATCAGGTTGTCGACTATGGAGAACATATACTCGATATCTTCCTTGAACTGACGTTTATTCTTGATCATCAGTTTATCCTGGATGCCGAGACGCTGATTCTGATTCATTGCTTCATCCAGTGCGCGCACCATGGAATCGACGAATGGATGTGAATCTTCACGGTAAAAACTGTTAAAGCGGAAGTTGAAGCCGCACAGTCCGATCGTATCAAGGGTCAGGCGGGTCATATCCTCTGGAATATCAACAGCCTCCCCCGGATTCAAGCGCGCCCATTTCTGGATGAGTTGGGACGCGATGTCGACCATTTTGGCATGATAGCCTTTCATGGCCTGCTGGCTGAAACTGGGTAGGAGGATGTTATGGGCCTTTTTCCAGTTCACCTCTGTCGTTTCGCTTGTGAACAGTCCATCACCACCGAATGCGCGCACTTTTTGAAGGGCGGGGCCGACTTTTTTATCGAATTGTTTTTCATTACAAATGGCTTTGGCGAATTCGGCTCCCGATACAAATGTGCTCTTGTGTCCCGGGAATTGGAATTGATAGATCGGACCGAGTTCCTGTGCGAGTTTGATAAATGACTGGACCGGCTTTTCACGGTCGATGAGCGGCATGCTGCCGAGTGGTCCATAGGTTCGTGCGAGAGGATAACTGGTTGTTTGAGTCATGTGGTCATGGCACCTCTTTCAGTGATTTTATGACGGAATGAATATTCATTCCGCTTGCGGTTTGATTAATTGGATGGCGTTCCATAAGCTTTCTTCCACATCTTTCAGAAGGGAAGCATCGGGTTGGATATCGCCCGTTTCCACGATTCTCTGAAGCTCCAGGAATGCTCCATATATGATGGAGAATAGCACGGGAGATGGCAGAGGCTTCAGCTCCATCATCGTTTTTCCCGATTCAAAAAATTGCCCGAGAAGCTTGGTGAGCTCATCAAAGCAATCATGGCTGTCCTGGTTCAGGAAATGGGCACTGCTATGCATCTTGATGAAATAAAGAGCATGAGGATTACAGGTCGTAAACGAAATCATGGAGCTGAAGATATGGTGAAATTGCTCCCGGATCGATGACGAATACGGGTAATCCGTCCGCAATGCATCGGTGAAGCGGGTGACATTCTCTTGGAAGAGATGATTGCCGAGAACTTCTTTATTCTCGAAATAACGATAAATCGTCCCTGCTCCCACGCCTGCTTCTGTTGCGACCATTGGAATGGTAGTGGCAGCGAATCCTCTTTCTGCGAAGGTTTTCAGTGCCCCGTGGATGATGCTTTGTCGTTTTGTAACAGTGGCGGTCAAAAAATGCACCCCATTTCAGTAGTTGATTCTGCATGAACTTCGATGAATACGATGTCCATTACGTTATAGTGTATACCTTTTGGAGGGATGAACTCAATCAAGCATTGGACCCATAATATATGACGTTTTGGTCAAAATTGGGCAGGAAGTTGGGGGTCATTCAGGATTCACTGTATGGAAACCATTCTTATATAGAATTTCATGAATCAGGAAAATGCAAAAAAGGAAGAAGACACAGTCTCCTTCCTTTTTAGTGGATGGCGGGGAATTTAAGCTTTACTTCGAAGTGCTGATCTTTGTGGATGAAATCAAGGTAGCCTCCGTACTCATTCACAATTTCCATGATCATGGCGGACCCTAATCCCTGGTGCTCTCCGGATTTCGTGGTGATCCCGTGGGTTTGATACAGCTTATCCAGGACCGGCCCTGGAATCTTGAGGCTAGGATTGACGACCTTCAAGATATAAAGGCCACTCCGTTTGGAAAATTGCATGGTGATGGTTCCTTTTTCACCGGTTTCCTCCTGCCATTCAGCTGCGGCATCGATGCTATTGGAGAGGAGGTTCCCTAAGAGCATCACCAGCTTTTTATCCGTCATCGGCATCGTAGAAAGAGGGAGGTCCGTATCATACACCATGCTGAGCCCTGCCTTGGTGGCATCACGATACATCTGATGGAGGATGCCCGCGATGCTCCCGCGTTCTCCCTTGATGGAGAGGTTGGTTTCTTCATATCCGTCCACTAGGTCATTCAGGTACATCTTTGCTTCGGAATGCTGGTCGTGGTCGAGCATGAAGTGGAGGGCTGAGACATGCTTCAGGAAATCATGCCGCTCGCTCCTGACGATCCGGAACGTCTCATTCAAATGTAGTCTTTCTGTTTCAAAGTGTTGTTTCTCGATCATCATGATGGAAAGCTTTACTGATAAATCCGTGCGAAGCCACTCCAATCCTATAAAGACAAGTAGAAGGAGAATTCCTGTGATCAAGGCCGTCCCCATGAGAGAAGGGATAATCAGGAAAAGCTGCAGGAGATAGAACATCCCATCCCAGCGGTTACCCATTGAATGGAGAGGGGTTTTGCGGGAGATGGCGTACATCACCCCCATGACCAAGAACGCAGGTAATAGATAAGAAACGATCCAGTGGTAGCCCGTGAGGATCCCGTGGAGATGGATGAATCCCAAGACGATGATGATACCCCGGTGAATGAATGGTTTTGTCAATATGCGTACACCTCTTAAAAATAATGCTCTTGCAGGAAGTCGACTTTTTCCTTGGTGATCATGGCCTGTTCTTCAATGCCTTCAAAAGTGATCACATATGAATTCTTCGCATACAACGAAAAGTTCTTCACGTAATGGATGTTGATGATGAAGGATCGGTGAGACCGGATAAAATCGCGCTCCCTTAATTCTCCTTCCAGTTCATTGAGGGTGAGATACGTTTTGATCTGTTCGTTCCTTGTGTATATGGTGGTGGAACGTCCGGAACGCTCGATGAAGATGATGTCCTTCTTCTGGACAATATGGATGTTGTTCTTTTGTTTCAAGTACAGCCTGCCCGTCATCTCGGCGGATTTGGACTTTTCCATGAGCCGCTGTACCGATTGCTGAAGGCGCTCCTTGGAATAGGGTTTCATGATGTAGTCGTGCACATTCAGTTCGAAGGCGTGGACGGCATATCCGCTGTTGGCCGTTACGAAGATGACGGCAATGCTAAGGGCATGGGAGTGGATGATATCCGCAAGTTCATAGCCTGATAGATGAGGCATTTCAATATCGCAGATCAGTAGATCCACCGTTTCTTTTTTTATTTGTTCATAGGCTTCTTCGGCCGACGTGGTGGAGAAGACGATGTCTGCACCCTCCACACCTGATACGATGACCTGAAGTTTATCAAGATCGATGACCCGATCGTCAACAAGTCCAATTTTCATAGCAATCGCCTTTCATTTGGGTTTCTCTGACCATTTTACCATTTTCAAGAGGGGTTATGGCATTTTCACGACAGAAAAAGGAACATTCGCGACCACTCCGGAGACGGACTGCGCTTTCCCTAGTAAGATAAATACAAGAAACCAAACAAGGAGCGGTGAAGATGATTGAAATCAATGAGGTCACAAAGAAATTCCAGGATAAGAAAAAATCCATCACGGCACTGAAGCATGTGAGCTTTACCATCGGGAAAGGGGATACGGTCGGATTGCTCGGGGAGAACGGGGCCGGCAAGACGA from Rossellomorea marisflavi includes the following:
- a CDS encoding MerR family transcriptional regulator, with the protein product MEYTIKKLSDLAGVSTRTLRYYDEIGLLTPSRINSSGYRIYGRVEVDRLQQIMFYREMGMELEGIKLILDDPDFDSVGALKEHRSRLVEKKERLLMLIRNVDQTLEDKGGGATMSDREKFEGFKKRLVDINEKEYGKEIREKYGDESIDASNQQLLSMDKETYEETKHLEEQMIALLKIAHEKGDATGEEAQEAAQLHKEWITRQWGHYNREAHKGLVQMYVDDERFRSYYDKYQNGMAEFLRDAVGHYMKNEGK
- a CDS encoding cold-shock protein, whose protein sequence is MQEGTVKWFNAEKGFGFIEVDGGEDVFVHFSAIQGDGFKTLDEGQKVTFEVEEGQRGLQAANVVKA
- a CDS encoding YhgE/Pip domain-containing protein; the protein is MKKSWKIFSRDGRNLVTNYVALIVIGGLMILPSLYAWFNIEASWDPYGKTDQLPVAVVNEDEGATIRDESIDVGGDLVKELKKNNDMDWHFVNREKAMDKVEYGDYFAVIVIPKDFSQKLSTVIEDKPEKAKLEYYVNEKINAIAPKITEKGAGAIVDKITSSFISTVNETIFDMFNELGLEIEGDLPDIKNFENYVFEAEERLPDIGKTLNDSLSDAEKAQGMIDDAQSMIPEASRVTNEGLETIDNTTAFLDKAEKRLDEIAPQVQKDLEQAQSTSKKINDFLQSVQTSDIDLSQGDTISNDVQKQVDSTIQNIEAIESSLQQVKEQNPPPQEGEDNQNEESQQNQEQIDQALEQLAQVKKQLQQVQTDGDKINDFLSGKQKEVDDVINGIQERSAETSSNIDAFVKEYNNNIEPAVRSEVASAKKTLSDARSILVDIQSTIPEVEKILSSTEGNLSDGEKTLKDVLGEYPYVNTKVNELADRIREIQGETDINEIIKLLKNDPKLEKSFFEEPVKMNKNSLYPIQNYGTAMTPFYTVLAIWVGGLLLISLLATDVMEGIPDLKERHIYFGKLMTFLSIGFIQTIIVTLGDIFLLGVDISSPGWFVLFGLLISAVFITIVYTFVSVFGNVGKALAIVLLVLQIAGSGGTYPTALLPEFFQMIHPFLPFSYAIDLMREAVGGIVWERVTKDILFLVLFWAIAIFLGTFLKQPLSKRTKAFMKKSKESGLFH
- a CDS encoding bifunctional cytochrome P450/NADPH--P450 reductase; translated protein: MTQTTSYPLARTYGPLGSMPLIDREKPVQSFIKLAQELGPIYQFQFPGHKSTFVSGAEFAKAICNEKQFDKKVGPALQKVRAFGGDGLFTSETTEVNWKKAHNILLPSFSQQAMKGYHAKMVDIASQLIQKWARLNPGEAVDIPEDMTRLTLDTIGLCGFNFRFNSFYREDSHPFVDSMVRALDEAMNQNQRLGIQDKLMIKNKRQFKEDIEYMFSIVDNLIAERKENGDQGEDDLLSHMLKGVDPETGEALSDENIRFQIITFLIAGHETTSGLLSFTLYYLMKHPEVLKKAQKEVESVVGDGIPDYKQVKQLKYVRMILNESLRLWPTAPAFTLYAKEDTSLPGGYSVAAGDEFTILSPQLHRDASVWGDDVESFIPERFENPSEVPHHAFKPFGNGQRACIGQQFAMHEAVLVLGMVIQHFDFIEDADYKLSIKEALTLKPDGLTMQVKPRKGAVSLAAAPATATDEKKEDDSQVIDSHGTPLLVLYGSNMGTAEGIAMELAEKGRRFGFDVETAPLNEYSNGLPHQGAILIASASYNGNAPDNADEFVSWLETSPAIGDVHFSVFGCGDKNWANTYQRIPFLIDEKLAEGGGIRLTSPGFGDASDDFEGQYDAWKEDIWPALADAFDLDLPSEQTADTSIELEYVSHVSHTPIARAHHAFTAVISENRELLHKDSGRSTRHIEVSLPEGISYREGDHIGVLPENPPELIERVLERFALNGDDYVQLNAESGTTSHLPSGMPVKISELLANHVEMQEPATRAQIRAVAATTVCPPHVVELEALLEDSTYRDEVLTKRVTMLELVEAYMACEIPFGQFLSLLPALKPRYYSISSAPSHQEGKASLTVSVVRGAAWSGKGEYAGIASNYLANRTSGDKIACFIHTPQSNFQLPEQSEAPIVMVGPGTGIAPFRGFIQERRHRKENGETLGQAHLYFGCRNPQHDFLYEDELRKAEKEGLVTLHTAFSRCPGEDKRYVQHALADNADVILPLLKESGHLYICGDGSKMAPDVETTLQQHYQTLYHTTQQEAIDWLQTLEKEGRYGKDVWAGA
- a CDS encoding TetR/AcrR family transcriptional regulator, which produces MTATVTKRQSIIHGALKTFAERGFAATTIPMVATEAGVGAGTIYRYFENKEVLGNHLFQENVTRFTDALRTDYPYSSSIREQFHHIFSSMISFTTCNPHALYFIKMHSSAHFLNQDSHDCFDELTKLLGQFFESGKTMMELKPLPSPVLFSIIYGAFLELQRIVETGDIQPDASLLKDVEESLWNAIQLIKPQAE
- a CDS encoding sensor histidine kinase, which gives rise to MTKPFIHRGIIIVLGFIHLHGILTGYHWIVSYLLPAFLVMGVMYAISRKTPLHSMGNRWDGMFYLLQLFLIIPSLMGTALITGILLLLVFIGLEWLRTDLSVKLSIMMIEKQHFETERLHLNETFRIVRSERHDFLKHVSALHFMLDHDQHSEAKMYLNDLVDGYEETNLSIKGERGSIAGILHQMYRDATKAGLSMVYDTDLPLSTMPMTDKKLVMLLGNLLSNSIDAAAEWQEETGEKGTITMQFSKRSGLYILKVVNPSLKIPGPVLDKLYQTHGITTKSGEHQGLGSAMIMEIVNEYGGYLDFIHKDQHFEVKLKFPAIH
- a CDS encoding LytR/AlgR family response regulator transcription factor gives rise to the protein MKIGLVDDRVIDLDKLQVIVSGVEGADIVFSTTSAEEAYEQIKKETVDLLICDIEMPHLSGYELADIIHSHALSIAVIFVTANSGYAVHAFELNVHDYIMKPYSKERLQQSVQRLMEKSKSAEMTGRLYLKQKNNIHIVQKKDIIFIERSGRSTTIYTRNEQIKTYLTLNELEGELRERDFIRSHRSFIINIHYVKNFSLYAKNSYVITFEGIEEQAMITKEKVDFLQEHYF